The Streptomyces spororaveus genome includes a region encoding these proteins:
- a CDS encoding YhjD/YihY/BrkB family envelope integrity protein yields the protein MPPWSASTNLDADEGGRHDDDPASAVRAAPRCGPLMWQERKERWRTRSRELAAAAKRTQERAETRFPVITHVTERMIGVNIFDSATRLAAQCFLTAVPLLFVVASFAPEGVRDQLVSSVRTMFGLTGQASDQLGDVLDGSGEEDIRNAVGAVGAVIVLLSATAVSRAMQRLCKRAWQIPRGGTRIAIWRWFAWIGAWMVLLIFQGPVRDGFGLGLWLGIPLTLLLQTAAWWWSQHLLLGGVIRWPPLLPGALITAAAVTALSLGARVYMPIALNRSLDTYGSTGSVFVILSWLIVLCVAVAVGITLGAALAQEPYLARRLGSPAPGGMRLEDD from the coding sequence ATGCCGCCCTGGTCCGCGTCCACCAACCTGGACGCAGACGAAGGAGGCCGCCATGACGACGACCCGGCATCCGCGGTCCGTGCCGCGCCCCGCTGCGGGCCGCTGATGTGGCAGGAGCGCAAGGAACGGTGGCGCACGCGCTCCCGGGAGCTGGCCGCGGCCGCCAAACGGACGCAGGAGCGGGCCGAGACCCGGTTCCCCGTGATCACCCATGTCACGGAGCGCATGATCGGCGTGAACATCTTCGACTCCGCCACCCGCCTGGCCGCCCAGTGCTTCCTGACCGCCGTGCCCCTGCTCTTCGTCGTCGCCTCGTTCGCGCCGGAGGGGGTACGCGACCAGCTGGTCTCCTCCGTACGCACGATGTTCGGGCTCACCGGTCAGGCGAGCGATCAGCTGGGCGACGTGCTCGACGGCTCCGGCGAGGAGGACATCCGCAACGCCGTGGGAGCGGTCGGCGCCGTGATCGTGCTGCTGTCGGCGACCGCGGTGAGCCGTGCCATGCAGCGGCTGTGCAAGCGTGCCTGGCAGATCCCGCGGGGTGGGACGCGGATCGCGATCTGGCGCTGGTTCGCGTGGATCGGTGCCTGGATGGTCCTGCTGATCTTCCAGGGGCCGGTCCGCGACGGATTCGGACTCGGCCTGTGGCTCGGTATCCCCCTCACGCTCCTCCTGCAGACGGCGGCCTGGTGGTGGAGCCAGCACCTCCTGCTGGGCGGAGTGATCCGGTGGCCCCCGCTGCTGCCCGGCGCCCTCATCACGGCCGCCGCGGTGACCGCGCTGTCGCTGGGCGCGCGGGTCTACATGCCGATCGCCCTCAACCGGTCGCTCGACACGTACGGGTCCACCGGCTCGGTGTTCGTCATCCTGTCGTGGCTGATCGTGCTGTGCGTGGCGGTCGCCGTCGGCATCACCCTGGGCGCGGCCCTCGCGCAGGAGCCGTACCTGGCCCGGCGGCTGGGCAGTCCGGCGCCGGGTGGGATGCGGCTGGAGGATGACTGA
- a CDS encoding nuclear transport factor 2 family protein, translated as MPATTSPPDLYRHSLRLLLDKDIASWVGLWAEHGAMEFPFAPPGWPARLEGRDAVAAYMRDYPDHIDLHDFPGLRIHETTDPETIVVEMRGVGRLVATGAPFDMTYIAVVTVQDGQFTSYRDYWNPLAVHEPGAAFTTDPNPTRSSAR; from the coding sequence GTGCCCGCAACCACCTCACCCCCGGACCTGTACCGCCACAGCCTCCGCCTGCTCCTGGACAAGGACATCGCCTCCTGGGTCGGCCTGTGGGCCGAGCACGGCGCCATGGAGTTCCCCTTCGCCCCTCCGGGGTGGCCCGCGCGGCTGGAGGGGCGCGACGCCGTCGCCGCCTACATGCGGGACTATCCCGACCACATCGACCTGCACGACTTCCCCGGCCTGCGGATCCACGAGACCACCGACCCGGAAACCATCGTGGTCGAGATGCGCGGAGTGGGCCGTCTGGTCGCCACCGGTGCCCCCTTCGACATGACGTACATCGCCGTCGTGACCGTCCAGGACGGGCAGTTCACCTCCTACCGCGACTACTGGAACCCCCTTGCCGTCCACGAACCCGGGGCGGCCTTCACGACGGACCCCAACCCCACGAGGAGCAGCGCCCGATGA
- a CDS encoding TetR/AcrR family transcriptional regulator: MTVERKPRKDAVRNRAAVFAAADTLFAHCGSPAEVTMADIAAAAGVGKATLFRAFGDRDGLIRALYEARLEPIREAVEQGPEPLGPATPAPRRVPALLDALLCFKLDNRHLALALEGSGADSPYRTEHYEQWHTLLRDLLRLIPGPADTDFCAHALLAATRADLVAYLAGEQGVPREELRAQLAGFTGSVLDARTGRGPAAGY; this comes from the coding sequence ATGACCGTCGAACGCAAGCCGCGCAAGGACGCGGTCCGCAACCGGGCGGCCGTCTTCGCCGCCGCCGACACCCTCTTCGCCCACTGCGGGAGCCCCGCGGAAGTCACCATGGCCGACATCGCGGCAGCCGCCGGTGTCGGCAAGGCGACGCTCTTCCGCGCCTTCGGTGACCGCGACGGACTGATCCGCGCGCTCTACGAGGCCCGGCTCGAACCGATCCGGGAAGCGGTCGAGCAGGGCCCTGAGCCGCTGGGGCCGGCCACCCCGGCACCCCGTCGCGTACCGGCCCTGCTCGACGCCCTCCTGTGCTTCAAGCTCGACAACCGCCACCTCGCCCTGGCACTGGAGGGAAGCGGCGCGGACAGCCCCTACCGGACGGAGCACTACGAGCAGTGGCACACGCTGCTCCGGGACCTGCTGCGGCTCATCCCCGGACCCGCCGACACCGACTTCTGCGCCCACGCCCTGCTCGCGGCCACCCGGGCGGACCTGGTCGCGTACCTGGCCGGCGAGCAGGGCGTGCCCCGCGAGGAGCTCCGGGCTCAGCTGGCGGGCTTCACCGGCTCGGTCCTCGACGCCCGTACGGGGCGAGGGCCGGCCGCCGGGTACTGA
- a CDS encoding ABC transporter substrate-binding protein, with translation MAARIPTRRTIAAVLAATTAALLLGACGDQTEAGRSAAAGGGGGTGGGKSDAPLFARLPADIRRAGVIKVGTDATYAPMEFTENGKIVGVDPDVAAALGRQLGVRFVFTSGTFDSLITSLNSGRQDVVMSSMSDTTARQQGLDDKGAKTGNGVDFVDYFVAGSVVYVQKGNPHRLKSIADLCGRKTAVQRGTTFEEVARTRSKECEAAGKPAVSIESFPTDAEAQTRVKAGGAVAGVNDYPVAAYLALKADGGNAFEIVGNQIEAGPFGIAVAKDRPELRDALKAALAAIIEDGSYKKALDKWGAGTGAVASANVNTGS, from the coding sequence ATGGCCGCACGCATACCGACCCGGCGGACGATCGCCGCCGTCCTCGCCGCCACCACCGCCGCCCTGCTGCTGGGCGCGTGCGGGGACCAGACCGAAGCGGGCCGGAGCGCCGCCGCCGGCGGAGGCGGTGGAACCGGTGGCGGGAAGAGCGACGCACCGCTGTTCGCCAGGCTGCCCGCGGACATCCGGCGGGCCGGTGTCATCAAGGTCGGCACGGACGCCACGTACGCGCCGATGGAGTTCACCGAGAACGGGAAGATCGTCGGTGTCGACCCGGACGTCGCCGCGGCGCTCGGCCGGCAGCTCGGCGTGAGGTTCGTCTTCACCAGCGGCACCTTCGACAGCCTCATCACGTCCCTCAACTCCGGACGGCAGGACGTCGTGATGTCGTCGATGAGCGACACGACGGCCCGCCAGCAGGGTCTGGACGACAAGGGAGCCAAGACCGGTAACGGTGTCGATTTCGTCGACTACTTCGTCGCGGGCTCCGTCGTGTACGTCCAGAAGGGCAACCCCCACCGGCTCAAGTCGATCGCCGATCTGTGCGGCAGGAAGACCGCCGTGCAGCGGGGCACCACCTTCGAGGAGGTGGCCAGGACCCGGTCGAAGGAGTGCGAGGCCGCCGGGAAGCCGGCCGTCTCGATCGAGTCCTTCCCGACCGATGCCGAGGCGCAGACCCGCGTCAAGGCGGGCGGCGCCGTCGCCGGGGTCAACGACTACCCGGTGGCGGCCTACCTGGCTCTCAAGGCCGACGGCGGAAACGCCTTCGAGATCGTCGGCAACCAGATCGAGGCCGGCCCCTTCGGAATCGCTGTGGCCAAGGACCGGCCGGAACTGCGCGACGCGCTGAAGGCCGCGCTCGCGGCGATCATCGAGGACGGTTCGTACAAGAAGGCACTCGACAAGTGGGGTGCGGGAACGGGGGCGGTCGCCTCGGCGAACGTCAACACGGGTTCCTGA
- a CDS encoding SHOCT domain-containing protein: protein MPGLLRGVARTAVIAGTATAVSNRVSRRQGGRWAQQDAQQQAQQEAQQQAAAPPPPPPPAEAPADDMTTKIEQLKQLSTLKEQGVLTETEFAEQKRRLLG, encoded by the coding sequence ATGCCCGGACTTCTTCGCGGGGTCGCCCGCACCGCCGTCATCGCGGGCACCGCCACGGCCGTGTCCAACCGCGTGTCCCGCCGCCAGGGCGGCCGATGGGCGCAGCAGGACGCCCAGCAGCAGGCACAGCAGGAAGCCCAGCAGCAGGCGGCGGCACCCCCGCCCCCGCCTCCGCCCGCCGAGGCACCGGCCGACGACATGACCACCAAGATCGAACAGCTGAAGCAGCTCAGCACCCTCAAGGAACAGGGCGTGCTGACCGAGACGGAGTTCGCCGAGCAGAAGCGCCGGCTGCTGGGCTAG
- a CDS encoding LysR family transcriptional regulator, whose protein sequence is MLDVRHLQVLRSIAQEGSLAAAGRALHYSQPTITHHLASLEAHFNARLVQRGPRGATLTELGEALLPHAEAVLDRLRHAELEVRNLAERGARTLHIGTFPTAGALLLAPAVKRLHQQGVHISLTEGELPLLLRGLRAKELDAALVFSQPGDSLDLDEDFEIHPLLSDPLLLVMPEDHPCAARDRVSLGDLRDTAWVGAADPHDPCDRVLAWACGQEGYEPLHVMRTDDYAVVQGLVAAGTGVALVPRLALGPHRPDLAVRPLATPALAREISVAVLRSTSATAAQELIEALREQAALITDRWAGA, encoded by the coding sequence ATGCTCGACGTCAGGCATCTCCAGGTGCTCCGCTCCATCGCGCAGGAGGGCTCGCTCGCCGCGGCCGGCCGCGCACTGCACTACAGCCAGCCCACGATCACCCACCATCTGGCCTCCCTGGAAGCCCACTTCAACGCCCGGCTCGTCCAGCGCGGACCGCGCGGCGCCACCCTGACCGAGCTCGGCGAAGCCCTGCTGCCGCACGCCGAGGCCGTACTCGACCGCCTGCGCCACGCCGAGCTGGAGGTGCGCAACCTCGCCGAGCGCGGTGCGCGCACCCTGCACATCGGCACGTTCCCCACGGCGGGCGCCCTGCTGCTGGCCCCTGCGGTCAAGCGCCTCCACCAGCAGGGGGTCCACATCTCGCTCACGGAAGGCGAGCTTCCCCTGCTGCTGCGCGGGTTGCGTGCCAAGGAGCTCGACGCCGCCCTCGTCTTCTCACAGCCAGGCGACAGCCTCGACCTCGACGAGGACTTCGAGATCCACCCGCTGCTGTCCGATCCGCTGCTCCTGGTCATGCCGGAGGACCACCCCTGCGCAGCGCGGGACAGGGTGTCCCTCGGTGATCTGCGGGACACCGCATGGGTGGGCGCCGCAGACCCGCACGACCCCTGCGACCGCGTGCTGGCATGGGCGTGCGGCCAGGAGGGGTACGAACCCCTGCACGTGATGCGCACCGACGACTACGCGGTGGTCCAGGGCCTCGTGGCCGCGGGCACGGGCGTGGCCCTCGTCCCGCGGCTCGCCCTGGGGCCGCACCGCCCCGACCTGGCCGTCCGGCCCCTGGCCACACCCGCGCTCGCCCGCGAGATCAGCGTCGCCGTACTGCGGTCCACCTCGGCCACCGCAGCCCAGGAACTGATCGAGGCGCTGCGCGAGCAGGCCGCGCTGATCACGGACCGCTGGGCGGGGGCCTGA
- a CDS encoding GAP family protein yields MVLDLMLIALAIALYPLPMMAFILVVSSPRGVWKGLAFLLAWLANLVAVIAIVLALTGGQPPAPRSPPGVAALALKLAIGVGLVVYGVRRYRRRKVKAARDATPKPSHVDVGSVWAAAGLAVLIQPWGMVAAGATTVIEADTSHATTFIALLGFCLLASSGLLAAELYMVFAPEAAQTRLLRMRTWMEGHKDEAIVFVCLLLGLWLTAQSIYELTG; encoded by the coding sequence ATGGTCCTCGACCTCATGCTGATCGCGTTGGCGATCGCCCTCTACCCGCTGCCCATGATGGCGTTCATCCTCGTGGTGTCGTCGCCCAGAGGCGTGTGGAAGGGGCTGGCCTTCCTCCTGGCCTGGCTGGCCAACCTCGTCGCGGTGATCGCGATCGTGCTGGCGCTGACCGGCGGCCAACCCCCGGCGCCCCGGTCCCCGCCCGGCGTGGCGGCTCTCGCGCTCAAGCTGGCCATCGGGGTGGGACTGGTGGTCTACGGGGTACGCCGTTACCGCCGCCGGAAAGTGAAGGCCGCCCGGGACGCCACCCCGAAGCCCTCCCACGTGGACGTCGGCTCGGTGTGGGCCGCCGCGGGCCTGGCCGTGCTGATCCAGCCCTGGGGCATGGTCGCGGCGGGCGCGACGACCGTGATCGAGGCCGACACCTCGCACGCGACCACGTTCATCGCCCTGCTCGGCTTCTGCCTGCTGGCCAGCTCCGGCCTGCTGGCCGCCGAGCTGTACATGGTGTTCGCACCGGAGGCCGCCCAGACCCGGCTGCTGCGGATGCGCACGTGGATGGAGGGGCACAAGGACGAGGCCATCGTGTTCGTCTGCCTGCTGCTGGGCCTGTGGCTGACCGCGCAGAGCATCTACGAGCTGACCGGTTGA
- a CDS encoding aminotransferase class I/II-fold pyridoxal phosphate-dependent enzyme, producing MNNRTTDHRTPSPTPSRRNGGQLCAPYAEAVLGHAGRDWLRLNVPGHAAVPGSDLAGFFGPRITALDFPPLLDGIDLGPDTPLDRALALAAEAWGARRTWFLTNGASQGNQIASMVAPALGRTLVVQRSVHSSVIDGLVLSGLDAVFVQPSVDPEQGIAHGVTAADVAEALERTPDAAAVYIVSPSYFGAVADVRAIADAAHAAGVPLIVDEAWGSHFGFHPGLPANALASGADLATSSTHKLAGSLTQSAMLHLAEGPFAGLLEPLVDRAFRLVQSTSASALLTASLDLARRSLVTAAAATGSSVGAADRVRAAVRALGRFTVVSDGFHAFTDIVGADPLRIAIDTRAGGITGHEARRRLFRDHQIMVEVATDAAIVAVIGAGTVPDTDRFVEALHTLPSPLTTGPAHTHAHGVLRLPAPGATKLTAREAFLSPAVVVAAEEAVGRISADTLAAYPPGIPNVLPGEVVTAEAVEFLQRTAAAPNGHVRGALDPGVTRLRVVA from the coding sequence GTGAACAACAGAACCACCGATCACCGCACCCCCTCCCCCACCCCCTCCCGCCGGAACGGCGGCCAGCTGTGCGCCCCGTACGCCGAGGCCGTGCTCGGCCATGCGGGACGGGACTGGCTGCGACTGAACGTCCCCGGCCATGCCGCCGTCCCCGGATCGGATCTCGCCGGCTTCTTCGGCCCGCGGATCACGGCCCTGGACTTCCCGCCGCTGCTCGACGGCATCGACCTCGGCCCGGACACCCCGCTGGACAGGGCGCTGGCGCTGGCGGCCGAGGCCTGGGGCGCGCGGCGCACCTGGTTCCTGACGAACGGCGCTTCGCAGGGCAATCAGATCGCCTCGATGGTCGCCCCCGCCCTGGGACGCACGCTCGTCGTGCAGCGCAGCGTGCACTCCAGCGTGATCGACGGGCTGGTGCTGTCCGGCCTGGACGCCGTCTTCGTCCAGCCGTCCGTCGACCCGGAGCAGGGCATCGCCCACGGTGTGACCGCGGCGGACGTGGCGGAGGCGCTCGAACGGACACCGGACGCGGCCGCCGTGTACATCGTGTCCCCGAGCTACTTCGGCGCGGTGGCCGACGTGCGCGCCATCGCGGACGCCGCCCACGCCGCGGGGGTACCGCTGATCGTCGACGAGGCGTGGGGGTCGCACTTCGGCTTCCACCCAGGCCTTCCCGCGAACGCCCTCGCCTCGGGCGCGGACCTGGCGACTTCGAGTACGCACAAACTGGCGGGCAGCCTGACGCAGTCGGCGATGCTCCACCTGGCGGAGGGCCCCTTCGCGGGCCTGCTCGAACCGCTCGTGGACCGGGCGTTCCGGCTCGTGCAGTCCACCAGCGCGAGTGCGCTGCTGACGGCGTCGCTCGATCTCGCCCGGAGGAGTCTGGTCACCGCGGCCGCCGCGACGGGCAGCTCGGTCGGGGCCGCGGACCGGGTACGGGCCGCCGTCCGCGCGCTGGGCCGCTTCACTGTGGTGAGCGACGGGTTCCACGCCTTCACCGACATCGTCGGAGCCGACCCGCTGCGCATCGCGATCGACACCCGGGCCGGCGGGATCACGGGCCACGAGGCCAGGCGGAGACTCTTCCGGGACCACCAGATCATGGTCGAGGTGGCGACCGACGCGGCGATCGTCGCCGTGATCGGGGCGGGGACCGTCCCGGACACCGACCGGTTCGTCGAGGCGCTGCACACCCTGCCTTCCCCGCTCACCACCGGCCCGGCCCACACCCACGCGCACGGCGTGCTGCGGCTGCCGGCTCCCGGTGCCACGAAGCTCACCGCCCGCGAGGCGTTCCTGAGCCCGGCGGTGGTCGTGGCCGCGGAGGAGGCCGTCGGGCGGATCTCCGCGGACACCCTGGCGGCGTACCCGCCGGGCATCCCCAACGTCCTGCCGGGCGAAGTCGTCACCGCCGAGGCCGTGGAGTTCCTCCAGCGGACAGCGGCCGCGCCGAACGGCCATGTCCGCGGCGCGCTCGACCCGGGCGTGACACGCCTGCGCGTCGTCGCCTGA
- a CDS encoding DUF6325 family protein has product MSSETEPRADFGDIDELGPVDYIVVEFPGNRMTGEGFPILVDLVDRGIIRIFDFAFIRKEEDGTVTALELQDLGGGEVDLTVFEGASSGLLDGGDIQEAAAALEPGSSAGVIVYENTWAAPFARALRRGGAQLVAAGRIPVQALLASLDALEEPPAGP; this is encoded by the coding sequence ATGAGCAGCGAGACCGAGCCGCGAGCCGATTTCGGCGACATCGACGAACTCGGCCCGGTCGACTACATCGTGGTCGAGTTCCCCGGCAACCGGATGACGGGCGAGGGGTTCCCGATCCTCGTCGACCTCGTCGACCGGGGCATCATCCGCATCTTCGACTTCGCCTTCATCCGCAAGGAGGAGGACGGCACGGTCACCGCGCTGGAGCTCCAGGACCTCGGTGGCGGCGAGGTCGACCTCACCGTGTTCGAGGGGGCATCGTCCGGCCTGCTCGACGGCGGCGACATCCAGGAGGCCGCCGCCGCCCTGGAACCCGGCAGCTCGGCCGGGGTCATCGTGTACGAGAACACCTGGGCGGCGCCTTTCGCCCGTGCCCTGCGACGCGGCGGAGCGCAGCTCGTGGCCGCCGGACGGATTCCGGTTCAGGCCCTGCTGGCGTCGCTGGACGCCCTGGAGGAACCGCCCGCCGGACCGTAG
- a CDS encoding NmrA family NAD(P)-binding protein → MTATATTPTGTTPTGTTLVIGATGTTGSRTTAHLVAAGRRVRAGSRRATPLPGTEPVRFDWYDPTSFGDAVAGADRVYLVPPVGDPDPAAVMLPFLDRARAAGVRRAVLLSSSAIPEGGPAVGQVHRALPGLFDEWAVLRPSWFMQNFTGTHAHADSIRADGVILTAAGTGRVGFVDADDIAAVAARALTDDRAPGTDLVLTGPESLSHDDIAALLTEVTGRQVVHHHLTFEAMRDRLATAIPPAFATMLAGMDRSIAEGAEDRTTDTVRRLTGRPPHDFRTVAVRELSA, encoded by the coding sequence ATGACCGCCACCGCCACCACCCCGACCGGCACCACGCCGACCGGCACCACCCTGGTCATCGGCGCCACCGGCACCACCGGCAGCCGCACCACGGCGCACCTCGTCGCCGCCGGTCGGCGCGTCAGGGCCGGCAGCCGCCGGGCCACGCCGCTCCCGGGCACCGAGCCCGTCCGTTTCGACTGGTACGACCCCACCAGCTTCGGCGACGCCGTCGCCGGGGCCGACCGCGTCTACCTCGTCCCGCCCGTCGGCGACCCCGACCCGGCCGCGGTCATGCTGCCCTTCCTCGACCGGGCCCGCGCCGCCGGCGTACGCCGCGCCGTACTGCTGAGCTCCTCGGCGATCCCCGAGGGCGGCCCGGCGGTCGGACAGGTGCACCGGGCCCTGCCCGGCCTGTTCGACGAATGGGCGGTACTGCGCCCCTCCTGGTTCATGCAGAACTTCACCGGCACGCACGCCCACGCCGACAGCATCCGTGCCGACGGCGTCATCCTGACCGCGGCCGGGACGGGCCGGGTCGGATTCGTCGACGCCGACGACATCGCCGCCGTCGCGGCCCGCGCCCTCACCGACGACCGCGCGCCCGGCACCGACCTGGTCCTGACCGGCCCGGAGTCCCTGAGCCACGACGACATCGCCGCACTCCTCACCGAGGTAACCGGCCGTCAGGTCGTCCACCACCACCTCACCTTCGAGGCCATGCGCGACCGCCTGGCCACGGCCATCCCGCCGGCGTTCGCCACGATGCTGGCCGGGATGGACCGGTCCATCGCCGAAGGAGCCGAGGACCGCACCACGGACACCGTCCGCCGCCTCACCGGCCGCCCGCCCCACGACTTCCGCACGGTCGCCGTACGAGAGCTCTCGGCCTAG